The Haloferax sp. Atlit-12N region CGCGCCTCGGAGAGGTCGTCACGCAGTTCTGATTCGCGCTCCGAAAGCGCCTCCCGCGCGTCGGCTATCGCCTCGTCGCTCGCGTCGTCGAGGTCGGCCCGGTCGAGGGCGTCGTCGATGTCGGATTCGAGGTCGTCGATGGCGGCGTCGAGTTCGCGGACGCGCTCCGAGAGGTCGTCGCGCTTCGTCTCGTCTGCGGAGATTTTCGCGGTCAGGTCCTCGATTGCCGACTCGACCTCATCGAGTCGTTCCCGCTTTTCGGCGTGCTCGTCGAGCGTCGCCTCCGCGGCGTCGAGCGCCGCCTTCGCCTTGTCGCGTTGGCCCTCGTAGTTCGAAATCTCCTCGTCGAGGGAGTCGAGTTCGGATTCGAGCGCGTTGAGCGTCGCGTGGAGGTCCGCCTCCTCTTTGGCCTCGATTTGCGACTCGACGTCTTCGAGGACGCTCCGCTTTTTCGTCAGCACGTCTTCGACCCCGAGGCGGGCGTTGCCGGCCCGTTCGCGGTACGTCTCGAGCTTTCCGAGTTGGAGGAGGTCGTCTATCATGTCCTGGCGCTGGCTCGGCGTCGCGTTGATGAGCTTGTTGACCTCGCCCTGCTGGACGTACGCGCAGTTCACGAACGCCTCGGCGTCCATCCGCAGGAGCGACGCGACGTGCCGGCGAACGTCTCGCGCGCCCTCGACGGTTCCCTCGGGGCCTTCGAGGACGCATTTGGCGGTGGTCGCGCGGTCGCCGGAGACGCGAATCCGGCGGTCGATGCGGTACTCGCCACCGTCGTGAACGAATTCGAGCGCGATTTCAGCGTCGTCCGCGCCCGTGGTCACCACGTCTTCGAGCGTCCCCGCGAGCGCCTTCGAGCCGTAGAGCGCGAAGAAACATGCTTCGAGGAGCGACGACTTGCCGCTGCCGTTGACGCCGTGGATGACCGTAACGCCGTCTCGGAGGTCGAGTTCGGCGTCCTCGTAGGGTTTGAAGTTCCGGATGGCGATGCGGGTGAACCTCACGCGAAATCACCCAGCGAGCTGTCGCGGTTCGCCGCCGGGTCCGCGGCGGCCTCCGAGTCGGATTCGGTCGTCGTTTCAGCGGTGGTCTCGGCCGCGTCTTCGGCGGCTTCCACGTCCGCAGCGTCCGCCGCGTTCTCGGCGGCCTCCGAATTTCTGTCCTTGTTCTCGTCCTCGGCGTCGCTCTCGCGCTCGGCGGCGACGAAGGCTCCGGGGTCGTCCGAAAGCAGCGATTCGACGCGCTCGCGGACCTCGTCGCGGACGTTCGAGTCGGCGACCTTGCTCGCGCGGACCGTCTCGTCCACGTCGAGCGCGGCGCTCGACAGGCCCATCTCGCGGACCCGCTCGCGCACCGCGTCGTCGGGGTCGGCGAAGGTCACGTCGGTCGCCAGTTCGCCGTCGTCGTCGATGTCGCGCTTGTCGTTGACGCGGGCGACGAGCGCGCCCTCCTCGACGGCGAACGACTCGACCGCCGCGGGCGTGACGCTCTCGCCCTCGCCTCGCAGTTCGACGATGACGACCGCGTCTTCGAGGTCGAACTCGCGGACGCGCTGGCGGACGCGCTCGATGCCCTCGTCGCCGGCGAGGTCGACCTCGACGAAGGCGAACGGGCGCGTTTCGAGGGTGCGACGGCGGATGTCGACCTCGTCGGGCGCGAACTGAACGAGGTTGTATCCGCGCGGGTCGCGCTCGCTCGCGCTCGCGCGCTCGGTCGACCCGCAGTAGGTCACCCACGTCCCGTCGAGTTCGGCGGTGTCGGGGACGTGGTTGTCGCCGAGGAGGACCGCGTCGAAGTCGACGTTCGATTCGGCGAGGACGGTTTCGGTCTCCCAGTCGGCGTGCGCGAAGGGCGTGAACAGACCGTGGGCGACGAGCACCGCGCGCTCGGCGTCGTGCGGTTCGAACTGGTAGTCAAGTTCGTCGCGTCGGGAGCGCGGGACGTGGTCGAGCCCGTAGAAGGCCACGTCGCCGACGACGTGCGGGTCGCGCCCGAGTCTCGTCGCCAGTCCGAGGCGCTCGAAGAGGTCGAGCCACTGGCCCCCGCGGGTCGACTCGTGGTTGCCGACGATGGCGAGGAAGGGAATCCCGGCGTCGTCGAGGCGGCGGAGCGCGGCGAGCGTCCCAAGGAGGTCGGGGAGTTCGGGACGGCGGTCGTGGTAGAGGTCGCCGGCGTGGACGACGGCGTCCACGTCTCCGTCGAGCGCGTCCGCGACGACCCGCTCGAAGGCGTCGAGGAAGTCCTGTCGGCGCTCCGGCGAGTGGTACTGCTGATACCCGATGTGGGTGTCGCCGGTGTGTATCACCCGTGTCATCTATCAACCGGTTCGCCACCGCCGCTGAAAACGGTTGTGCGACCGGAGCGAAAGTGGTCTGCGTCCCGCGGTCGTCCCCGAGCGACGCAGGAGCCCCGGTCCGACTCGTCGGCCGGGTCGCCGAGCGCGCCGCGTAGACGGTCGAGGTCCGCGAGGAGCGTCCGCCCGGTGCGCGCGCAGTCGTGATGTCCGCGGCGGGCGGCCTCACCGACCGCTCGGCGGAGCGTTAGTTCGCCTCCGTCGGAGAGAAACCGGGCGGCAGAGTGGAGCGACTCGAAGGCGGTTCGCGCCTCGGCGACGACTTCGGCGGACGGGCGCGACTCGTAGTCACAGGAACCGGCATCGGTGTCGGCGAGCGCGGAGAGCGCGCGGCCGACGGCATCGGGAGCGGGCGAAGACATGCGACGACGTGGCCGCGCGTTCGGATTTAAATGTTGAGCGTGTAGAGGCGCTTGCGCGCGTCGGAGAACGAAAATCGGGAGTCGACCGCGCCCTCGTCTTCCAGTCGGGAGAGCGCGTAGCGGACGGTACGCGGGGGCAGAAGCGATTCTTCGGCGATTTGACTCTGGGTGAGCGTGTCCTCGTAGTCGAGAATCTTCGCGACCAACTTCGCGCTCGGGGGCATGTCTCGAACCGATTCCCACCGGTCGTCTGACTGGGGCTCGGACTCGCGTTCGACTGCTTCCGTGGTGCTCATCGTACGAGACACCATGCAATGCTATTAGATAATATTTTCTATCCAGATTTATTACTGGTAGAAATTTATGTGACGTGTGTCAGACTCGTCATCCGGGCGGGAGACGCCCCCTAGGCGGCGAATCCCTCACACACCCGAAGCCTCTTATGAACCTGCACCCTATGCCGGATGATGACCGATACTGTGGACGACGTCGATCTCCCCTACGATAAGGACTCGGCGTCGCAGCAGGAGAAGATCACCGCCCTTCAAGAGCGGCTCGAAGTTCTCGAAACGCAGAACGAGGAGATGCGCGACAAGCTCCTCGACACGAACGCCGAGAACAACAAGTATCAACAGAAGCTCGAGCGGCTTACCCACGAGAACAAGAAGCTCAAGCAGTCGCCGCTCTTCGTTGCGACGGTTCAGGAAATCACCGACGAGGGGGTCATCATCAAGCAGCACGGTAACAACCAAGAGGCCCTCACCGAAGTGACAGACGAGATGCGCGAGGAGCTCGAACCCGACGCGCGCGTCGCCGTGAACAACTCCCTCTCTATCGTCAAGCGACTCGACAAGGAGACGGACGTCCGGGCTCGCGTGATGCAGGTCGAACACAGCCCCGACGTGACCTACGAGGACATCGGTGGACTCGAAGAGCAGATGCAGGAGGTCCGCGAGACGGTCGAGATGCCGCTCGACCGCCCCGAGATGTTCGAGAAGGTGGGCATCGACCCGCCGTCCGGCGTGCTCCTCTACGGCCCGCCGGGCACGGGCAAGACGATGCTCGCAAAGGCTGTCGCCAACCAGACGAACGCCTCGTTCATCAAGATGGCCGGCTCCGAGCTGGTGCACAAGTTCATCGGCGAGGGCGCGAAGCTCGTCCGCGACCTGTTCGAGGTCGCCCGTGAGAACGAGCCCGCCGTCATCTTCATCGACGAGATTGACGCTATCGCCTCGAAGCGCACGGACTCGAAGACCTCCGGCGACGCCGAGGTCCAGCGCACGATGATGCAGCTGCTCGCCGAGATGGACGGCTTCGACGAGCGCGGCAACATCCGCATCATCGCGGCGACCAACCGCTTCGACATGCTCGACCCCGCGATTCTCCGCCCCGGCCGGTTCGACCGCCTCATCGAGGTGCCCAAGCCGAACGAGGACGGCCGCGAGATAATCTTCCAGATTCACACCCGGAAGATGAACGTCTCCGACGACGTGGACTTCGTCGAACTCGCCGAGATGGCCGACAACGCCTCCGGTGCCGACATCAAGGCCGTCTGTACGGAGGCGGGGATGTTCGCCATCCGCGACGACCGCACGGAGATATACATGCAGGACTTCCTCGACGCCTGGGAGAAGATTCAGCAGGAAGCTTCGGACGAGACGGAAGTCTCCCGCGCGTTCGCGTAACGACGCGAGTCGCGGTTCGCTCCGTTTCAGCGTTCGATTCCGTCTTCACTTTTCGCGCGACGCCGGCCGCCGAGTGACTACGCGGCGAACGCGAAGTACGGCAGGACGAACAGCGCGAGGAACATCGCGGCGAGGATGAGACCGTACCCGCCGAGCGTCGCGGCCGCGGTCAACCACGATTCGCGCCGGCCGGGGAGTTCGAGCGCGGACATACTCGGTCGGTCGCGGTCGTGAATGATAAATCGTCGGTATTCGAGTAACCGAATCGGGAGTGTCAGCGGGAGCCGGGCGTGTTTGCGGGCGCGGAGTCGGTCGGGTCAACGGAACCGGTCTCCGGCGCGGCCCCCATTAGGTAGCCGCCGAACCCGATGAACCACAGGAGCACCGGGTAGGCGACGTAGCGCTCGATACCACCCGCGCCGAGGAACGAAAGCGGATGCGAGACGCCGAGGAGGCCGAACGCGAAGATACTCACCAAGAGGGCGAGGACGAACCCGCCCACCGCGACCGAGAGATACCGGAACGGCGTCTCGATGACCCGCGCGGCGACGACCGCAGAGACGCCGCCGGCGAAGAACGTCAGGAGCGCGAACAGCCCGTGCATCGGGGCTTCGCTCCCGTCGAAGATGCCCACGCCGAGGACGCCGAGGCCGAGGGCGGCGACGGCGGCGGTGACGACGCGGTCGCGGAACGCCCGGTGTGCGAAATAGCTCGCGCCGAGGACCAACAGCCCCGAAAGTATCATCGTCGCGTTGAAAATCGTCGCCGACGGCTGGAGGATGACGCTGTTGGGCGGCCTCGTCGCGCCGAGGTCGCTTATCTCCTGTACGCCCGCGTTGTAGCCGGGGTAGAACGCCTCGGCGGTGATGATTCCCATGAGCGCGAGCAGGCCGAACGCGAACAGCATCGCGCCGGCGACGTACCGCTCGCGCTGGGAGCCGTGTGCGCCCGGCGTCTCAGTAGTTCGTTCGGTTCGCGTCTCGGTCGGCGGACTGCCATCCCGTCGGGAGTCGGTGGTCGGTGTCATCGTACTCACTCCGTTCTTTGAGACGCTTGACGCGTCGATAACACCGACCGCTGGCTCTTAGACCGCGAGAATCCGGATAGTCAGGAATCCGAACCCCTCGCCCCAACCCGAACGACTGAAACCGACCGGGTCGCACCCACAGATATGGGCACGCCACTCGAAAGCCGCGAGGCGCAAGCCGAGGAGGTCCTCGACCGACTGTACGAGGAGTACCCCGACACCACCATCTCGCTTTCCTACTCGAACCGCCTCGAACTGCTCATCGCCGTCATGCTTTCGGCGCAGTGTACCGACGAGCGCGTCAACAAAGTCACCGCGGAGCTGTTCGAGAAGTACGACGACGCCGCGGACTACGCCGCCGCCGACCAGGAGGAGTTGGCCGACGACATCAGCTCCATCACCTACTACAACAACAAGGCGAAGTACATCCGCTCCGCGTGCGCGGACATCATCGAGAAGCACGACGGCGAGGTTCCGGACACCATGTCGGCGCTGACCGACCTCGCCGGCGTCGGCCGGAAGACCGCGAACGTCGTCCTCCAGCACGGTCACGACATCGTGGAGGGCATCGTCGTCGACACCCACGTCCAGCGGCTCTCGCGTCGACTCGGTCTGACAGAGGAGGAGTACCCCGAGCGAATCGAAGAGGACCTGATGCCAGTCGTTCCCGAGCGAGACTGGCAGCAGTTTACGCATCTGTTCATCAGCCACGGCCGGGCCGTCTGCGACGCTCGAAACCCCGACTGCGACGCGTGCGTGCTCGAAGACGTCTGTCCCTCGTCGAAACTCGACCACGACATCGACCTCGCCAGCGGCGAGGCGTGGTGAGCGCTCAGACGAACACGTAGCCGCTCAGGTAGCGGTAGATACCGAGTAGCCACGCGAACACCCAGAAGATGACGTAGCCGAAGACGCCGACGCGGAGGCGACCGCGCCACGCGCCCATGTTCTCGTGGAGGTCGTCGAGTGACAGGTCCTGGTCCGGGTCGCGGTAGAGGTCGGCCTCCCACTTGGCCTGGAAGATGCGGACGATTCCTGTGAGCGCGAAGACGAGCATCGCGTACGCCTGCAGGCCGAGAATCGCATGGAGGGCGCTGAGGCCGTTGAGCTGCTGAAAAAGCCGGGGGATCATCCACGTGACGACCGGGACCGTGTTCAACACGAGCCCGGGGAAGATGATTTTGAGGTGGTAGACGAGCACATCCCACGACACCGTTTCGGCGTCGATCATTATCCACGCGCCGTAGATGTAAAACGGGAAGCTGGCCGTGACGGTAATCGCGGCGAGCGTGGCGAGCGTGGTCTCGTCTGCCATCGCACGGCGTTAGGACCCGGTTGGCCTAAAGGGACCGATGCGCGGCGTCCCGTTCGAGCGCTAGACCACGCGGCGGCCCCCGAACGTCGGTCACGACGCCTCGAATTCGAGTTTCGAACTACACTTTCGAGCGCCGGACCAACCGGACTCGCGTTTCGGAGCGTCACGCGGCGAGTCGCCCGTGGCGGGTGCGGTTCGGGGTCGGAACACGTTTACCGGCGTGGACCCTACTCCGGGGCGATGTCAGACTCGTCTTCCGCCCCGGCCGACGACGGCTCGTCACCGGATGCGGACGCCGACGCCGCGATGTCCGACGCGGAACTCGCGGCCCTCCGCGAGGAGGTCGAAGCCAAGTACGACTTCGAGAACTTCGGCCCGGCCGACATGGCGAAGATGACCCCCGAAGAGTGGGACGCCGCGTTCGACCCCGATTCGTGGGTCGTCGGCGAGGAGTTGCTCAACCGCGTCGAACAGGAGCTCCGCTACCGGGTCGCGATTCGCGAGGTGTTTGCCGTCCTCGAACGCGTGACCGAAGACGGCGAGCCCCGGATTCTCGCGTACTCAGACGAGGGCTACGCCGTCGTCTACCCGGACGGGAGCGTCGAGGGCGAGGGGACTGTCCTCCGCGACGTGAAACCGACCGTCGCGCTCTGTTCGATGGAGGACTTCGAGGTGAACGACGCGCCCGAGACCGTCAGGCTCCCCGAACCCGAAGAGGTCGCACAGGGGACCGGCGACTTCGGGAATCGGATGCTCCAAATCGTCGCGTTCGGCCAGTTGCTTGGCGGGTTCGCGCTCATCGGCGCGTGGCTCGTCCTCCCCGACCTCGAATCGATTATCGCGCCGCTGGCCGGCCTGGGCTTTCTCGTCATCGGCTTTTTCCTCTTCGTCGTCGTGGCCAACGCCCGGCTCTCGGACCGCTTCCGCGCCGAGGAGTACCGAGACAGGCTCCGCGTCATGGGTCTCGAAGGCGGGTCGCGCCCCGAGTTCGTCCCGACGTTCGACGGGGACGAGAACGTCGCGTCCCTGGTCGAACCTCCCGAGGGAGACGACCACAGTTCTGAGGGTTGAAAGCGGCGGTCGACCACCTCGCGAAACACCCTCCGTGACGGCATAGTCGGTGGGTTTAAGCGCATCCCATCCTGACGAACGACCGTATGAAAAGGCGGGAGTTTCTCCGAACGGCTGGCGGTGCGACAGCCGCCGCGACCGCTGCCGCCGGGACCGCTGCTGCGGCGGAAAGCGGCGGTGGAGCGCAGGTTCAACCCGACTTCGGTGGCTACCTCGACGGCATCGACGGAGGCTACGAAGACCTCCGCGGTCAGAGTGAGGTCACCATCGAAGTTGGTGCGTCCGGCAACGGAGGTAACCTTGCGTTCGCACCGGCTGGCATCTGGATCGACCCCGGCACGACCGTGACGTGGGAGTGGACCGGCGAAGGCGGCGGGCACAACGTCGTCGCGAGCGAGGGTGCGTCGCTCGACTCCGGCGCGGCCGTCTCCGAGGCCGGAACCACCTACGAGTTCACGTTCGAGAACGGTGGCATCACGAAGTACCACTGTGTGCCGCACGAGGCGCTCGGCATGCTCGGCGCGGTCGCCGTCGGCGACGACGTGGCGACTATCAGCACCGGCGGTGGCGGCGAGAAGGAACTGCACGAACTCGGCGTCCCGATTCAGGCCCACTGGGTCGGCTCGGCGACGATTCTGGGTATCCTCGTCACCATCATCTACACGTTCTTCATCTTGAAGTACGGCGAGTCCCCAAATACGGGTAACACCGGAGGTGGCGAATAATGTCTTCGACCGGCAGCACATACGGCGATATTCACCGATACGAACCGGCGCGAGAGAGCACCGCAGCGGCCATCGCAATCGTCCTCCTGACGATTATCGAGGTCGTGTTCGTGTTCCTCTTCACCTACGGCTTCGTCTCGGGCTGGGGTCTGACGGACACGGGGAACATGTTCCTCGGCGGCGTCCTCGCCGTCATCTTCGTGGACCTCGCGTTCATCCTCGCGCTGTACCGCAAGGAGTTCCTCCCCGACGTGATGATCGTCAAAAAGCGGCGTCGCAAGTGGGAAGACCTCTACGTCCGCGAGGAGGACGTCGACGGTGTCACCTTCAGCAGCGATGACGCGTGGGAACAGGTCAAACGCGCGGTGTACCCCTACTACAAGCGATAAACCATGAGTCTCGAACGCAAAGACGACTACGACCACAAGGCCTGGATGAAAAAGAAGGACCTCACCCCGGTCGAGGCCACCTTCCTCACCACGCTCATCTGGCTGGATAAGCGACTCCGCATCGTCGATTATCTGGAACTTCTGGAGACACTCTACTACCGAGTTAATCTCCAGATGCCGAAGAGCCACACCGAGCAGTACAACCTCGACAACAAGTTCTGGTACTGGTACCCCCTGTACACGCTCGGCTTGTTCTCGACGCTCGCGTACGTCGTCGCGGCGATCAGTGGTGCCCTTCTCGGGTTCTACTACTCCCCGGCGACGACCGGTGACCCCACGACGGCCTACAGCAGTATCGAATTCATCATGCGCGACCTGCAGTTCGGCTTCATGCTCCGCTCCGTCCACCGTTGGGCGGCGCAGGTCATGGTCGCGGCCGTGTTCTTGCACATGCTCCGTGTCTACTTCACGGGGTCGTACAAGGAACCCCGCGAGCTGAACTGGCTTCTCGGCATCGTCCTGATCAGCCTGACGATGGTGTTCGGGTACACCGGATACCTTCTCCCGTGGGACCAGCTAGCCTACTGGGCGGGGCAGATCGGCGTCGAGATGTCGCTGTCGGTCCCGCTCGCCGGTGAGTGGGTCGCACAGCTCCTGTTCGGCGGCTTCTCGCTGAGCCAGTCGACGCTACAGCGCATGTACATCATCCACGTGTTCCTGCTCCCGTTCGTCGTGACGACGCTCATCGCGATCCACATCGGCATCGTGTGGGTGCAGGGCATCGCGGAGCCGCACTGAGGTGACAATCATGAGCGACAACGAACCCGAAAACGAGGAGATTCGATCCGAC contains the following coding sequences:
- a CDS encoding DUF998 domain-containing protein, with protein sequence MTPTTDSRRDGSPPTETRTERTTETPGAHGSQRERYVAGAMLFAFGLLALMGIITAEAFYPGYNAGVQEISDLGATRPPNSVILQPSATIFNATMILSGLLVLGASYFAHRAFRDRVVTAAVAALGLGVLGVGIFDGSEAPMHGLFALLTFFAGGVSAVVAARVIETPFRYLSVAVGGFVLALLVSIFAFGLLGVSHPLSFLGAGGIERYVAYPVLLWFIGFGGYLMGAAPETGSVDPTDSAPANTPGSR
- the mre11 gene encoding DNA double-strand break repair protein Mre11, whose protein sequence is MTRVIHTGDTHIGYQQYHSPERRQDFLDAFERVVADALDGDVDAVVHAGDLYHDRRPELPDLLGTLAALRRLDDAGIPFLAIVGNHESTRGGQWLDLFERLGLATRLGRDPHVVGDVAFYGLDHVPRSRRDELDYQFEPHDAERAVLVAHGLFTPFAHADWETETVLAESNVDFDAVLLGDNHVPDTAELDGTWVTYCGSTERASASERDPRGYNLVQFAPDEVDIRRRTLETRPFAFVEVDLAGDEGIERVRQRVREFDLEDAVVIVELRGEGESVTPAAVESFAVEEGALVARVNDKRDIDDDGELATDVTFADPDDAVRERVREMGLSSAALDVDETVRASKVADSNVRDEVRERVESLLSDDPGAFVAAERESDAEDENKDRNSEAAENAADAADVEAAEDAAETTAETTTESDSEAAADPAANRDSSLGDFA
- the nth gene encoding endonuclease III; protein product: MGTPLESREAQAEEVLDRLYEEYPDTTISLSYSNRLELLIAVMLSAQCTDERVNKVTAELFEKYDDAADYAAADQEELADDISSITYYNNKAKYIRSACADIIEKHDGEVPDTMSALTDLAGVGRKTANVVLQHGHDIVEGIVVDTHVQRLSRRLGLTEEEYPERIEEDLMPVVPERDWQQFTHLFISHGRAVCDARNPDCDACVLEDVCPSSKLDHDIDLASGEAW
- a CDS encoding halocyanin domain-containing protein: MKRREFLRTAGGATAAATAAAGTAAAAESGGGAQVQPDFGGYLDGIDGGYEDLRGQSEVTIEVGASGNGGNLAFAPAGIWIDPGTTVTWEWTGEGGGHNVVASEGASLDSGAAVSEAGTTYEFTFENGGITKYHCVPHEALGMLGAVAVGDDVATISTGGGGEKELHELGVPIQAHWVGSATILGILVTIIYTFFILKYGESPNTGNTGGGE
- a CDS encoding cytochrome bc complex cytochrome b subunit, giving the protein MSLERKDDYDHKAWMKKKDLTPVEATFLTTLIWLDKRLRIVDYLELLETLYYRVNLQMPKSHTEQYNLDNKFWYWYPLYTLGLFSTLAYVVAAISGALLGFYYSPATTGDPTTAYSSIEFIMRDLQFGFMLRSVHRWAAQVMVAAVFLHMLRVYFTGSYKEPRELNWLLGIVLISLTMVFGYTGYLLPWDQLAYWAGQIGVEMSLSVPLAGEWVAQLLFGGFSLSQSTLQRMYIIHVFLLPFVVTTLIAIHIGIVWVQGIAEPH
- a CDS encoding helix-turn-helix domain-containing protein — protein: MSTTEAVERESEPQSDDRWESVRDMPPSAKLVAKILDYEDTLTQSQIAEESLLPPRTVRYALSRLEDEGAVDSRFSFSDARKRLYTLNI
- a CDS encoding proteasome-activating nucleotidase; the protein is MTDTVDDVDLPYDKDSASQQEKITALQERLEVLETQNEEMRDKLLDTNAENNKYQQKLERLTHENKKLKQSPLFVATVQEITDEGVIIKQHGNNQEALTEVTDEMREELEPDARVAVNNSLSIVKRLDKETDVRARVMQVEHSPDVTYEDIGGLEEQMQEVRETVEMPLDRPEMFEKVGIDPPSGVLLYGPPGTGKTMLAKAVANQTNASFIKMAGSELVHKFIGEGAKLVRDLFEVARENEPAVIFIDEIDAIASKRTDSKTSGDAEVQRTMMQLLAEMDGFDERGNIRIIAATNRFDMLDPAILRPGRFDRLIEVPKPNEDGREIIFQIHTRKMNVSDDVDFVELAEMADNASGADIKAVCTEAGMFAIRDDRTEIYMQDFLDAWEKIQQEASDETEVSRAFA